A stretch of DNA from Deltaproteobacteria bacterium:
CTTGAAATATTGCTCTCGCAAAAACTGCATCTCATCCAGCCTTTCAGTTGCTGTCTGCGCCTTGCGATATTTATCATCGAATTCTTCTGCTTCAGAAAAAGAACCAGCCCTGTTTACCCAAATTCTCTTCTTCATTTCCTCAACCCTGCACTGCCACTTGTATAGCGACTGGAACCAACAAATTCTCCCTTCCGCATTTATATAGTTTCAAACCTCCAACCTATCGCCTCCAACAGCGCCAGCGGCGCTTCTCCCTCCAACCTCAAGCGAAGTGATCCTCAAACCTCAAACAGGCTTTGGCCCCTGGCCTCCAACCTTGAGCAGCGCCAGCAGCCCACCTGCCTCAAACCCCTAACGGGCTTCACCCCTATGCCCTATGCGCTTTGCCCTATTCTCACCCTCCCACGATTACGTCAGTGCTGCCCTCTATCAACTTACCCATTCCACCGCAATGCTGATCATCATCGCCCATGCGGTGGGCGGGCTTGTTGTTGATCAAGACCGTGGAGCTTCCTTTGGCAGCTTTCCACATATTGGGGCCGCAACACGGCGCATGAATCCCTATATCGTCCACACGCAGGGCCGGCCGAAAATTCACCAGCACGTCAGGCGAACCTTGAACAGCCGGGCCTATAACGGGATGCGGGCAAGCAACGCAACCGTGGGCATCGGCTGCCGCCTGTGATTTGTCTCCAAGTCGTCCTTGTGGTGGCATCGGTCCTTCCTTATACTGATTTCACAAACTCCATTTATACAGAAAATTATTGAGACAACATCCGAACCTCTGACCTAGACCTAAGGTACTCCCTTGGCACCTAGTCTGGTTGAGGACTGTTTGTTGCAAATAGGTTTTCACCTGTTGTTGCATCAACGACATTGCGCATGTGGTTGCGCTGCCACACAGGGATTGAATCTGCATATCGACCATGAGCCGATATCGGCGGGAGACCACGCAACGTAATTGCCCATACGGATCGAGGCCTCGATCCCATTCTTGAATGCATGACATAGACACCATGGATTTCTTTAGCGAAGAAGGGGCTTCCAATGCCTTTGGACAGCACGGTGTCAAGGGCATCCAGGAAAAGCACCTTAGGGTCATCTTCAGGATGTTTGTGGTAAATTTCCTCTTCTGCACGGAGTTGCGCTTCAGCCGTCGCCCCAGACGGTTGGGGACGCATATCTGGGTCTTTGCCGTCAAATACGGACTGAATGCTTAACAATTGACCTGTACTCTCATCAATAAAGACAAAAAACGTGCGGGAATATTGGTCTTGGAAACCC
This window harbors:
- a CDS encoding PAAR domain-containing protein; amino-acid sequence: MPPQGRLGDKSQAAADAHGCVACPHPVIGPAVQGSPDVLVNFRPALRVDDIGIHAPCCGPNMWKAAKGSSTVLINNKPAHRMGDDDQHCGGMGKLIEGSTDVIVGG